One part of the Olleya sp. YS genome encodes these proteins:
- the lysS gene encoding lysine--tRNA ligase, with translation MSQLSEQELVRREKLAKLRELGINPYPADLFPVSDNSKQIKQDFKEGKQVIIAGRLMSRRIQGNASFAELQDSEGRIQVYFNRDEICTGEDKTKYNTVYKKLLDIGDFIGVEGELFTTKVGEKTVLVKDFKVLSKALKPLPQPRVDADGKVHDAFTDPEQRYRQRYADLVVNPHVKDVFIKRTKLFNAMREFFNTSGYFEVETPILQPIPGGAAARPFVTHHNSLDIPLYMRIANELYLKRLIVGGFEGVYEFSKNFRNEGMDRTHNPEFTAMEIYVAYKDYNWMMDFCEQLLEHCAIAVNGTSKATFGEHEIDFKAPYARVTMADSIKHFTGFDITGKTEAEIRQAAKDLGVEVDETMGKGKLIDEIFGEKCEGNYIQPTFITDYPKEMSPLCKEHRDNPELTERFELMVCGKEIANAYSELNDPIDQRQRFEHQLKLAAKGDDEATEFIDHDFLRALEYGMPPTSGMGIGMDRLIMFLTNNQSIQEVLFFPQMRPEKKPLAISDEAKEVLKTLKTAEKLELSDLKTQSGLSNKKWDKTIKELTKNNLAKVEKTDSGLFVEIV, from the coding sequence ATGTCACAATTATCTGAGCAAGAGCTCGTACGAAGAGAAAAACTTGCAAAATTACGCGAGTTAGGTATCAATCCTTATCCAGCAGATTTATTTCCAGTTTCTGATAATTCTAAACAGATTAAACAGGACTTTAAAGAAGGTAAACAGGTTATTATTGCTGGTCGTTTAATGTCTCGTCGTATTCAAGGTAATGCTAGTTTTGCAGAATTGCAAGATAGCGAAGGACGTATACAAGTGTATTTTAATAGAGACGAAATTTGTACTGGAGAAGACAAAACAAAATACAATACTGTCTATAAAAAACTACTAGATATTGGTGATTTTATAGGTGTTGAAGGTGAGTTATTTACCACTAAAGTAGGCGAAAAAACTGTTTTAGTTAAAGATTTTAAAGTACTAAGTAAAGCTTTAAAACCGTTACCGCAACCTCGTGTTGATGCAGACGGAAAAGTACACGATGCTTTTACAGATCCAGAACAACGTTATAGACAACGTTATGCAGATTTAGTAGTTAATCCTCACGTTAAAGACGTGTTTATTAAGCGAACAAAGTTGTTTAATGCCATGCGTGAATTTTTTAATACATCAGGATATTTTGAAGTCGAAACGCCAATTTTACAACCTATTCCTGGTGGTGCAGCAGCACGACCATTTGTAACGCATCATAACAGTTTAGATATTCCGTTGTACATGCGTATTGCTAACGAACTGTACTTAAAACGACTAATTGTTGGTGGTTTTGAAGGTGTGTATGAGTTTTCTAAAAACTTCCGTAACGAAGGGATGGACAGAACACACAACCCAGAATTTACAGCAATGGAAATTTATGTAGCCTACAAAGACTACAATTGGATGATGGACTTTTGCGAGCAACTGTTAGAACATTGTGCTATTGCTGTAAACGGAACATCAAAAGCCACTTTTGGTGAGCACGAAATTGACTTTAAAGCACCTTACGCTAGAGTCACTATGGCGGATTCTATTAAACATTTTACAGGGTTTGACATCACAGGTAAAACAGAAGCTGAAATTAGACAAGCTGCAAAGGACTTAGGTGTTGAAGTAGATGAAACTATGGGTAAAGGAAAATTGATTGATGAGATTTTTGGTGAAAAATGTGAAGGCAATTACATACAACCTACATTTATTACTGACTACCCTAAAGAGATGAGCCCATTGTGCAAAGAGCATAGAGATAATCCAGAATTAACTGAGCGTTTTGAGCTTATGGTTTGTGGTAAAGAAATAGCTAATGCGTATTCAGAACTTAACGATCCTATAGATCAGCGTCAACGTTTTGAACATCAATTAAAACTAGCTGCTAAAGGAGATGATGAAGCTACCGAATTTATAGACCACGACTTTTTACGCGCCTTAGAATACGGAATGCCTCCAACCTCTGGAATGGGAATTGGAATGGACCGTTTAATTATGTTTTTAACTAACAATCAATCCATACAAGAGGTGTTATTTTTCCCGCAAATGCGACCAGAAAAGAAACCACTCGCTATAAGTGATGAAGCTAAAGAAGTACTAAAAACATTAAAGACTGCTGAAAAGTTAGAGTTATCAGATTTAAAAACACAATCTGGCTTAAGTAACAAAAAATGGGATAAAACCATTAAAGAATTAACCAAAAATAATTTGGCTAAAGTTGAAAAAACAGATAGCGGATTATTTGTTGAGATTGTCTAA
- a CDS encoding DUF5522 domain-containing protein, producing the protein MKKIIPIEDGDFYLTPEGYRCFTEQYLLKRGYCCESGCRHCPYGFSVKTNSIKKK; encoded by the coding sequence ATGAAGAAGATAATACCTATTGAAGATGGCGATTTTTACCTAACACCAGAGGGTTATCGTTGTTTTACCGAGCAATACCTTTTAAAACGAGGTTATTGTTGCGAAAGCGGTTGCAGACATTGTCCCTACGGATTTTCAGTAAAAACTAATTCAATAAAAAAAAAGTAA
- a CDS encoding alpha/beta hydrolase, whose amino-acid sequence MTRTLKKEGKFNYIEVGEGQPIIVLHGLMGGLSNFEAVTTFFSEKGYKVIIPELPIYSMSLLKTNVKAFAKYLHDFIAFKELNNVVLLGNSLGGHIGLYHTKMFPEKVKALVITGSSGLYESAMGGGYTKRSDYEVIKKKAQEVFYDPAVATKEIVDEVYETVNDRHKLIKTLAIAKSAIRHNMAKDLPKMQTPTCIIWGKNDGVTPPEVADEFNSLLPDSDLFWIDKCGHAAMMEHPETFNQILLDWFKKRNI is encoded by the coding sequence ATGACGCGTACTCTTAAAAAAGAAGGAAAATTCAACTACATAGAAGTTGGTGAAGGTCAACCAATAATTGTACTTCATGGACTAATGGGAGGGCTAAGTAACTTTGAAGCAGTCACTACTTTTTTTAGTGAAAAAGGCTACAAAGTTATTATTCCTGAATTACCTATTTACAGTATGTCTTTATTAAAGACTAATGTTAAAGCATTTGCTAAATACTTACACGATTTTATTGCTTTTAAAGAGCTTAACAATGTGGTTTTACTAGGTAATTCTTTAGGAGGACATATTGGATTATACCACACTAAAATGTTTCCGGAAAAAGTCAAAGCTTTAGTCATTACAGGGAGTTCTGGTTTGTATGAAAGTGCAATGGGTGGAGGCTATACCAAACGTAGCGATTACGAAGTAATTAAGAAAAAAGCACAAGAAGTATTTTATGATCCTGCGGTAGCTACCAAAGAGATTGTTGATGAGGTTTATGAAACAGTAAACGATAGACATAAACTTATCAAAACTTTAGCAATTGCCAAAAGTGCCATTCGACATAATATGGCAAAAGATTTGCCTAAAATGCAAACTCCAACTTGTATTATTTGGGGGAAAAACGATGGAGTTACTCCTCCAGAAGTTGCAGACGAGTTTAATAGTTTATTACCAGATTCTGATTTGTTTTGGATTGATAAATGTGGTCATGCTGCCATGATGGAACATCCAGAAACCTTCAATCAGATTTTGTTAGACTGGTTTAAAAAAAGAAATATTTAG
- the rsmH gene encoding 16S rRNA (cytosine(1402)-N(4))-methyltransferase RsmH, which produces MEMTAYHNPVLLHETVDGLAIKKDGVYVDVTFGGGGHSQEILNRLGENGKLYAFDQDKDALENAIDDPRFTLIHENFRYIKRFLRFHGVKEVDGVLADFGVSSHQFDVAERGFSTRFEANLDMRMNQNSQLSAYHVVNEYEEEQLRQVLSQYGELRAAPAMARLIVEHRKNEVIKTSEQLKKVLQKFLAPKHENKILAQIYQAIRIEVNQEIEALKEFLQQTPEILKPKGRLSLISYHSLEDRLVKRFIRNGLFEGEPERDVFGHFEVPLKKVGGLIVPTKEEIKLNNRARSAKLRIAEKL; this is translated from the coding sequence ATGGAGATGACAGCATATCATAATCCAGTATTATTACACGAAACGGTTGATGGTTTAGCAATCAAAAAAGATGGCGTTTATGTAGATGTCACCTTTGGAGGTGGTGGACATAGTCAAGAAATTTTAAATCGTTTGGGTGAAAATGGAAAGTTATATGCGTTTGACCAAGACAAAGATGCGCTAGAAAATGCTATTGATGATCCTAGATTTACACTTATTCATGAAAATTTTAGATATATCAAACGCTTTTTGCGCTTTCATGGAGTCAAAGAAGTAGATGGAGTTTTAGCAGATTTTGGAGTATCCTCACATCAGTTTGATGTCGCAGAACGAGGGTTTTCAACACGTTTTGAAGCCAATTTGGATATGCGCATGAACCAAAATAGTCAATTGTCTGCTTACCATGTAGTCAATGAATATGAAGAAGAGCAACTAAGACAAGTCTTATCTCAATATGGAGAGCTTCGTGCTGCTCCAGCTATGGCAAGATTAATTGTCGAGCATCGTAAAAATGAAGTTATAAAAACCAGCGAGCAACTTAAAAAAGTGCTTCAAAAGTTTTTAGCTCCTAAACACGAAAACAAAATATTAGCTCAAATCTATCAAGCCATAAGGATTGAAGTTAATCAAGAAATTGAAGCTTTAAAAGAGTTTTTGCAACAAACACCAGAAATTTTAAAACCAAAAGGCCGATTAAGTTTAATCTCTTATCACAGTCTAGAAGATAGATTAGTTAAACGGTTTATAAGAAACGGATTGTTTGAAGGTGAGCCAGAACGTGATGTGTTTGGACATTTTGAAGTACCATTAAAAAAAGTTGGTGGACTAATAGTGCCCACTAAAGAAGAAATAAAATTAAACAACAGAGCGCGTAGTGCAAAATTGCGCATTGCAGAGAAGTTATAG
- the mraZ gene encoding division/cell wall cluster transcriptional repressor MraZ: MNSLIGTYECKVDAKGRLMLPAALKKQLASELQNGFVLKRAVFQECLELYPMQEWNALMQKVNKLNRFKKKNNDFIRRFTAGVKMVEVDANGRLLIPKDLVGFASITKDIVMSSAVNIVEIWDKTKYEKAIDDATGDFADLAEEVMGQDDGDDSIS; this comes from the coding sequence TTGAACTCATTAATAGGAACATACGAATGTAAAGTAGATGCAAAAGGAAGGCTAATGCTACCTGCTGCATTAAAAAAACAGTTGGCGTCTGAGTTGCAAAATGGCTTTGTGTTAAAACGTGCGGTGTTTCAAGAATGTTTGGAATTGTATCCTATGCAAGAATGGAATGCGTTAATGCAAAAAGTAAATAAGCTAAATCGTTTTAAAAAGAAGAATAACGATTTTATCCGCAGGTTTACTGCTGGTGTAAAAATGGTAGAAGTAGATGCTAATGGACGTTTGTTAATTCCAAAAGACTTAGTTGGTTTTGCTTCTATAACCAAAGATATCGTAATGTCTTCTGCTGTGAATATTGTAGAAATTTGGGACAAAACGAAGTATGAAAAAGCTATTGATGATGCAACAGGTGATTTTGCAGATTTAGCGGAAGAGGTAATGGGTCAAGACGATGGAGATGACAGCATATCATAA
- the hemL gene encoding glutamate-1-semialdehyde 2,1-aminomutase: protein MIYKRSSALFAEAEQVIPGGVNSPVRAFKAVGGTPIFVKEAKGAYLYDEDGNQLIDYIASWGPMILGHAHQPVVDAVIDKAKKGTSFGMPTQIETQIAELAVSMVPNIDKIRFVNSGTEACMSAVRLARGYTKKDKIIKFAGCYHGHSDSFLIQAGSGAVTFGTPNSPGVTQGTAKDTLLAKYNDLDNVEALIQANKGEIACIIIEPVAGNMGCIPPKQGFLEGLRSLCDANNILLVFDEVMTGFRLAKGGAQELLGIKADIVCFGKVIGGGLPVGAFAARAEIMNHLAPLGPVYQAGTLSGNPLAMAAGLAMLTELNNGNVFESLAKKTEYLHKGLSEILERLQVTHTINRVGSMISVHFCDDEVVDFETAAKGNNDTFKSFFHGMLNQGIYLAPSAFESWFLNDALTYEDLDKTIAACEAVFS, encoded by the coding sequence ATGATTTATAAACGAAGTAGCGCTTTGTTTGCAGAAGCAGAGCAAGTTATTCCAGGAGGCGTTAACTCACCAGTACGTGCATTTAAAGCAGTAGGCGGAACACCAATTTTTGTTAAAGAAGCCAAAGGAGCCTATTTATATGACGAAGATGGAAACCAATTAATAGATTACATTGCATCTTGGGGACCAATGATATTAGGTCATGCGCATCAACCAGTTGTTGATGCTGTTATTGATAAAGCTAAAAAAGGAACTTCTTTTGGGATGCCCACTCAAATTGAAACTCAAATTGCTGAATTAGCTGTGTCTATGGTACCAAATATTGACAAAATACGTTTTGTCAATTCTGGGACAGAAGCTTGTATGAGTGCTGTTAGATTAGCAAGAGGATACACTAAAAAAGATAAAATCATCAAATTTGCTGGTTGTTATCATGGACATTCAGATTCGTTTTTAATACAAGCAGGAAGTGGAGCAGTCACCTTTGGTACACCAAATAGTCCTGGTGTAACACAAGGCACAGCAAAAGATACGTTGTTGGCAAAGTATAACGATTTGGATAATGTTGAAGCATTAATCCAAGCAAATAAAGGTGAAATAGCATGTATTATCATTGAACCAGTTGCAGGGAACATGGGTTGTATTCCGCCAAAACAAGGATTTTTAGAAGGCTTACGAAGTTTATGTGATGCTAACAATATATTACTAGTTTTTGATGAAGTCATGACAGGTTTTAGATTGGCTAAAGGTGGTGCGCAAGAGTTATTAGGTATTAAAGCAGATATTGTATGCTTCGGGAAAGTGATAGGTGGAGGATTACCTGTTGGTGCATTTGCTGCTCGAGCAGAAATTATGAATCATTTAGCACCTTTAGGACCTGTATATCAAGCAGGAACATTAAGCGGAAACCCTTTAGCTATGGCTGCAGGATTAGCGATGTTAACCGAGTTAAATAATGGAAACGTTTTTGAAAGTTTAGCAAAAAAAACAGAATACTTACATAAAGGTCTTTCTGAGATTTTAGAGCGATTACAGGTTACACATACTATCAATCGAGTAGGCTCAATGATTTCTGTTCATTTTTGTGACGATGAAGTTGTAGATTTTGAAACTGCTGCAAAAGGGAATAATGATACGTTTAAATCCTTTTTTCATGGGATGCTTAATCAAGGAATTTATTTAGCACCTAGTGCTTTTGAAAGCTGGTTTTTAAATGATGCCTTAACCTATGAAGATTTAGACAAAACTATTGCAGCTTGCGAAGCAGTTTTTAGTTAA
- a CDS encoding pyridoxal-phosphate dependent enzyme: MTFKPKLSINQKIELPLESSVSLYLKREDLIHPIISGNKYRKLKYNIAFAEKNNHQTLLTFGGAYSNHIAATAEAGRIYGFKTIGVIRGEELEAKMNENPTLKYAQSCGMTFKFVSRDQFNYKSTDSFLEKLKQEFGNFFIIPEGGTNPLAIQGCEEILNSTDLDFDYICSSVGTGGTIAGLINCSKPSQQVLGFSALKGDFLKQDISKFATQTNWDLITDYHFGGYAKINAELVAFINQFKQQYAIALDPVYTGKMLFGIFDLIKKEFFKPNSKILAIHTGGLQGIEGMNKRLKQKQQQLIL, encoded by the coding sequence ATGACTTTTAAGCCAAAGCTTAGTATTAATCAAAAAATTGAACTTCCTTTGGAGAGTTCTGTGTCTTTATATCTAAAGCGTGAGGACTTGATACATCCAATAATTTCGGGTAATAAGTACCGTAAATTAAAATATAATATCGCTTTCGCGGAAAAAAATAATCATCAAACATTATTGACTTTTGGAGGTGCTTATTCCAACCACATTGCAGCAACTGCAGAAGCTGGTCGTATATATGGTTTTAAAACTATTGGTGTCATTAGAGGAGAGGAGTTGGAAGCAAAAATGAATGAAAACCCAACGCTTAAATATGCGCAATCTTGTGGTATGACCTTTAAATTTGTTTCTAGAGATCAGTTTAATTATAAATCTACAGACTCGTTTTTAGAAAAATTAAAACAGGAATTTGGTAACTTTTTTATAATACCAGAAGGTGGTACTAACCCTCTTGCTATACAAGGTTGCGAAGAAATCTTAAATTCTACAGACTTAGATTTTGACTATATCTGTAGCTCTGTTGGTACAGGAGGGACCATTGCAGGATTAATAAATTGTTCAAAACCTAGTCAACAAGTTTTGGGATTTTCGGCTTTAAAAGGTGACTTTTTAAAACAAGATATTAGTAAATTTGCAACACAAACCAATTGGGATTTAATAACAGATTATCATTTTGGTGGTTATGCCAAAATAAATGCAGAACTGGTTGCGTTTATCAATCAGTTTAAACAACAATATGCTATTGCTTTAGACCCAGTGTATACAGGAAAAATGCTATTTGGAATATTCGATTTAATTAAAAAAGAATTTTTCAAACCTAATTCTAAAATATTAGCAATACATACTGGAGGTTTACAAGGTATTGAAGGAATGAATAAACGATTAAAACAAAAGCAACAACAATTAATTTTATAA
- the yihA gene encoding ribosome biogenesis GTP-binding protein YihA/YsxC, with protein MHIKSAEFVVSNSDVTKCPKDRIPEYAFIGRSNVGKSSLINMLTSRKSLAKTSGRPGKTQLINHFLINDNWFLVDLPGYGYARVSKSTKKVFQKFITQYFEHREQLVTAFVLVDIRHKPQPIDQEFMQYLGESGIPFSIIFTKADKLRPKAIEDHVEAYKNILLETWEEMPNYFITSSSKDIGKDEVLSYIDGLNTSIIID; from the coding sequence ATGCATATTAAATCTGCAGAATTTGTAGTAAGTAACTCTGATGTTACCAAATGTCCCAAAGATCGTATACCAGAATACGCCTTTATTGGACGTAGTAATGTCGGAAAATCTTCCTTAATTAATATGCTGACTAGTAGAAAAAGCTTAGCAAAAACCTCTGGACGCCCAGGAAAAACACAGTTAATTAATCATTTCTTAATTAATGACAATTGGTTTTTGGTAGATTTACCTGGCTATGGTTATGCAAGGGTTTCTAAAAGTACCAAAAAAGTCTTTCAAAAATTTATAACTCAATATTTTGAGCATCGTGAGCAATTAGTTACTGCATTTGTATTGGTTGATATAAGACACAAACCACAACCTATTGATCAAGAGTTTATGCAATATTTGGGCGAAAGTGGCATCCCATTTTCAATAATATTTACTAAAGCAGATAAGCTAAGACCTAAAGCTATTGAAGACCATGTTGAAGCTTACAAAAATATCTTGTTAGAAACTTGGGAAGAAATGCCAAATTACTTTATAACTTCCTCAAGCAAAGACATTGGCAAAGACGAGGTCTTAAGTTATATTGATGGATTGAATACAAGCATAATAATAGATTAA
- a CDS encoding urocanate hydratase has protein sequence MTFKEQILEGIPEKLPQPKPYDASINHAPKRKAILSKEEEKLALKNALRYFDKKHHATLLPEFKNELDTYGRIYMYRFRPDYKMYARPISDYPAQSTQAAAIMLMIQNNLDYAVAQHPHELITYGGNGGVFSNWAQYRLTLKYLAEMNDEQTLVMYSGHPMGLFPSHKEAPRVVVTNGMMIPNYSKPDDWEKFNALGVTQYGQMTAGSYMYIGPQGIVHGTTITVLNGFRKINKEPKGNLFVTSGLGGMSGAQPKAGNIAGCITVCAEVNPKITQVRLDQGWIDEKITDLNELVIRVNKAKADKETVSIAYLGNIVDVWEAFNKANIHIDLGSDQTSLHNPWAGGYYPVGLSFEDANTMMANNPVLFKEKVQDSLRRHALAINKHTAKGTYFFDYGNAFLLEASRAGADIMADNGIDFKYPSYVQDIMGPMCFDYGFGPFRWVCASGKPEDLAKTDEIACTVLEEIKQHSPKEIQQQMADNIQWIKGAQENKLVVGSQARILYADAEGRMKIAEAFNEAIANGDIDTVILGRDHHDVSGTDSPYRETSNIYDGSRFTADMAIQNVIGDSFRGATWVSIHNGGGVGWGEVINGGFGMVLDGSKEASKRLKSMLFWDVNNGISRRSWARNNEAIFAIKRAMQAEPNLKVTIPNLVDDDLLNSI, from the coding sequence ATGACATTTAAAGAACAAATATTAGAGGGTATTCCAGAAAAACTACCTCAGCCAAAACCGTATGATGCATCAATCAATCATGCACCAAAACGTAAAGCCATTTTAAGTAAAGAAGAAGAAAAATTAGCTTTAAAAAATGCTTTACGTTATTTTGATAAAAAGCATCATGCGACGTTGCTACCTGAGTTTAAAAACGAGTTAGATACTTATGGTCGAATTTATATGTATCGCTTTAGACCAGATTATAAAATGTATGCACGTCCAATATCTGACTATCCAGCACAATCAACACAGGCTGCAGCAATCATGTTAATGATACAGAATAATTTGGACTATGCAGTAGCACAACATCCACACGAGTTGATTACTTATGGAGGAAATGGTGGTGTTTTCTCAAATTGGGCACAATACAGATTAACCTTGAAGTATTTGGCAGAGATGAATGATGAGCAAACTTTAGTCATGTACTCTGGACATCCAATGGGTTTATTCCCTAGTCATAAAGAAGCACCCAGAGTTGTGGTAACTAATGGAATGATGATACCCAACTATTCCAAGCCAGACGATTGGGAAAAATTTAATGCATTAGGTGTCACGCAATATGGACAAATGACCGCAGGAAGCTACATGTATATTGGTCCACAAGGTATTGTTCATGGTACAACCATAACTGTTTTAAACGGATTTAGAAAAATTAATAAAGAACCAAAAGGTAACTTATTTGTAACGTCTGGTTTAGGTGGAATGTCTGGCGCTCAGCCTAAAGCAGGTAACATTGCTGGTTGTATTACCGTTTGTGCAGAGGTTAATCCAAAAATTACACAAGTCCGTTTAGATCAAGGTTGGATTGATGAAAAGATCACTGATTTAAATGAATTAGTAATACGAGTAAATAAAGCTAAAGCTGACAAAGAAACCGTATCAATTGCCTATTTAGGTAACATAGTTGACGTTTGGGAAGCTTTTAACAAAGCAAATATCCATATAGATTTAGGAAGCGATCAAACCTCATTACATAATCCTTGGGCAGGTGGTTATTATCCTGTTGGTTTGTCTTTTGAAGACGCCAATACTATGATGGCAAATAATCCTGTATTATTTAAAGAAAAAGTGCAAGACAGTTTACGTCGTCATGCATTAGCAATAAACAAACACACCGCAAAAGGCACTTATTTTTTTGATTATGGTAATGCGTTTTTATTGGAAGCTTCAAGAGCTGGTGCAGATATTATGGCAGATAATGGTATAGATTTTAAATATCCAAGTTATGTACAAGACATTATGGGACCTATGTGTTTTGATTATGGATTTGGACCTTTTAGATGGGTTTGTGCTTCAGGAAAACCAGAGGATTTAGCAAAAACAGATGAGATTGCATGTACTGTTTTAGAAGAAATAAAACAACATTCGCCTAAAGAAATCCAACAACAAATGGCAGATAATATCCAATGGATTAAAGGTGCACAAGAGAACAAGTTAGTAGTTGGCTCTCAAGCTAGAATATTATACGCTGATGCTGAAGGACGTATGAAAATTGCTGAAGCTTTTAATGAAGCAATTGCTAATGGAGACATTGATACAGTTATTTTAGGTAGAGACCATCATGATGTTTCTGGAACAGATAGTCCCTATCGTGAAACTTCTAACATTTATGATGGCTCACGCTTTACCGCAGATATGGCTATCCAAAATGTGATTGGAGACAGTTTTAGAGGTGCAACTTGGGTGAGTATCCATAATGGTGGAGGTGTAGGTTGGGGCGAAGTTATTAACGGTGGATTTGGTATGGTTCTTGATGGTAGTAAAGAGGCATCAAAGAGATTAAAATCCATGCTGTTTTGGGATGTTAATAATGGTATTTCAAGACGAAGCTGGGCAAGAAACAACGAAGCTATTTTTGCTATCAAACGTGCTATGCAAGCAGAACCTAATTTAAAGGTCACGATACCTAATCTAGTTGATGACGATTTATTGAATTCAATTTAA
- a CDS encoding glucosaminidase domain-containing protein, translating into MKKIITILSLVILISSCGSSKKVTTRKSKQKTVRVVKNTKQTEKDSPKEEVVIVEETIKETPEVYANKTEEYIAIYSDIAQDEMRNYNIPASITLAQGILESASGQGRLSVEANNHFGIKCHGWTGAKIYHDDDASQECFRKYKNSKYSFRDHSLFLTERKRYAKLFLLEKDDYKGWAKELRAAGYATDRKYPDKLISLIERYQLYRFDADVLGKQSSSNDKHTVVKGDTLFSLSKKYNISVDDLKSLNGLENNDLFIGQVLFVKPIPKDF; encoded by the coding sequence ATGAAAAAAATAATTACCATATTAAGTTTAGTAATATTGATTTCTAGTTGTGGATCTTCAAAAAAAGTGACCACCAGAAAAAGTAAACAAAAAACAGTCAGAGTTGTAAAAAACACAAAACAAACAGAAAAAGATTCTCCAAAAGAAGAGGTTGTGATTGTTGAAGAAACCATTAAAGAAACTCCAGAAGTTTACGCTAATAAAACAGAAGAGTATATTGCTATTTACAGCGATATCGCTCAAGACGAAATGCGTAATTACAATATACCAGCAAGCATTACATTAGCCCAAGGTATATTAGAGTCTGCTTCTGGTCAAGGACGATTGTCTGTTGAAGCCAATAACCATTTTGGCATTAAATGTCATGGTTGGACAGGCGCAAAAATATATCATGATGATGATGCGTCTCAAGAGTGTTTCAGAAAATATAAAAACTCTAAATATTCGTTTAGAGACCATTCCTTATTCTTAACAGAACGCAAACGATATGCTAAACTTTTCTTATTAGAAAAAGATGACTACAAAGGTTGGGCTAAAGAGCTAAGAGCTGCTGGTTACGCAACAGATAGAAAATATCCAGACAAGTTAATTAGCTTGATAGAGCGTTATCAATTATATCGTTTTGATGCAGATGTTTTAGGAAAACAATCTTCTTCTAACGATAAGCATACTGTTGTTAAAGGAGATACCTTGTTCTCATTATCAAAAAAATACAACATTTCTGTTGATGATTTAAAGTCGTTAAACGGTCTTGAAAATAACGATTTATTTATCGGTCAAGTCCTATTTGTAAAACCTATACCAAAAGATTTTTAA
- the lipB gene encoding lipoyl(octanoyl) transferase LipB, which produces MNKSIKLQDLGTKDFKSTWDYQEQLFKGVLDTKIKNRREAAGLQTDNYFLFVEHPHVYTLGKSGDLSNLLLDENQLKEKDATFYKINRGGDITYHGPGQIVGYPILDLDNFFTDIHKYLRFLEEVIILTLDEYGLKATRSEGETGVWLDVGTPFARKICAMGVRASRWVTMHGFALNVNANLGYFDNIIPCGIRGKAVTSLHVELGAKTVDEAEVKAKILKHFAHLFEAKFEH; this is translated from the coding sequence ATGAATAAAAGCATTAAATTACAAGATTTAGGAACCAAAGACTTTAAATCAACTTGGGATTACCAAGAGCAATTATTTAAAGGTGTTTTAGACACTAAAATCAAAAATAGGCGTGAAGCTGCTGGATTGCAAACCGATAATTATTTCTTATTTGTAGAGCATCCACATGTTTACACTCTAGGTAAAAGTGGTGATTTGTCTAATTTATTATTAGACGAAAATCAACTTAAAGAAAAAGATGCTACGTTCTATAAAATTAACAGAGGAGGTGATATTACGTATCATGGTCCTGGACAAATTGTTGGTTATCCCATTTTAGATTTAGATAATTTCTTTACGGATATCCATAAATACTTACGTTTTCTGGAAGAAGTGATTATTTTAACGTTAGATGAATACGGTTTGAAAGCCACAAGAAGCGAAGGAGAAACTGGTGTTTGGTTAGATGTAGGAACACCGTTTGCAAGAAAGATTTGTGCAATGGGAGTGCGAGCTAGCAGATGGGTTACTATGCATGGATTTGCACTAAATGTAAATGCTAATTTGGGTTATTTTGATAATATTATTCCATGTGGAATACGAGGAAAAGCTGTCACTTCTTTACATGTAGAATTAGGTGCCAAAACTGTCGATGAAGCAGAGGTTAAAGCAAAAATTTTGAAGCATTTTGCTCATTTATTTGAAGCCAAATTTGAACATTAG